One Streptomyces sp. RPA4-2 genomic window carries:
- a CDS encoding DUF5709 domain-containing protein, with protein sequence MDSQDNEEVMGDEVYQPEGPEGREDEGILDPEDTLYDRGSDPYDEGWSPPEHPLGVEHQGTTAREQREGESLDQRLAEEVADPALEELETDDGLGDLPGGEGEPLDDEVGQDRAGRLVARDGGAHEDADKDMFAEDVGIDGGAASAEEAAVHRIPDDDTDVL encoded by the coding sequence ATGGACAGTCAGGACAACGAGGAAGTCATGGGCGACGAGGTCTATCAGCCCGAGGGCCCCGAGGGGCGCGAGGACGAGGGCATCCTCGACCCGGAGGACACGCTCTACGACCGCGGGTCGGACCCGTACGACGAGGGGTGGTCGCCGCCCGAGCACCCGCTCGGAGTGGAGCACCAGGGCACCACCGCACGGGAGCAGCGGGAGGGCGAGAGCCTGGACCAGCGGCTGGCGGAGGAGGTGGCGGACCCGGCTCTGGAGGAACTGGAGACCGACGACGGTCTCGGTGACCTCCCGGGCGGTGAGGGCGAGCCGCTGGACGACGAGGTGGGGCAGGACCGCGCGGGCCGACTCGTGGCACGGGACGGGGGCGCCCACGAGGACGCCGACAAGGACATGTTCGCCGAGGACGTGGGTATCGACGGCGGCGCGGCCTCGGCCGAGGAGGCCGCCGTCCACCGCATCCCGGACGACGACACCGACGTCCTCTGA